In Niallia sp. FSL W8-0635, one genomic interval encodes:
- a CDS encoding glycoside hydrolase family 35 protein — protein MTSFQIAKEFLLNGEEFKIISGAVHYFRVVPEYWEHSLFNLKALGCNTVETYIPWNLHEPQEGTYNFEGIANIENFVKTAEKLGLYVILRPSPYICAEWEFGGLPAWLLKDPSIRIRSSSSNFLTKVDSYYQSLFEVIRPLQVTHGGPVIMMQVENEYGSFGNDKQYLKRLKELMVKHGADVPLFTSDGAWHEALKAGSLLEEDILPTGNFGSKSNQNLDQLADFHQENNKAWPLMCMEFWDGWFNRWGDEIIRRDPEELADEVEELLLRGSINLYMFHGGTNFGFMNGCSSRNSIDLPQVTSYDYDALLTEWGEPTEKYFAVQKAIKKSVGNCWQETPRDLVRKDLGKVKLNRKVSLFNTLSTISHKVYHTHTLTMEELDQNYGYILYQTTIDNREQLDNCRVVDANDRVQVFADKNLIHTEYQETLGSSFVLPKETKELNILVENTGRVNYGGRLLSPTQRKGVRSGVMIDIHFHMNIDHYPLSLDDLSKVDFTNGWEANQPGFYEYIFELDELADTFLDCTGFGKGIAELNGFHLGRYWNIGPTGSLYIPAPLLNKGKNRLIIFETEGIYAEEIHFSHQPKYIQPK, from the coding sequence ATGACAAGCTTTCAAATTGCTAAAGAGTTTTTGTTGAATGGAGAGGAATTTAAAATTATTTCAGGTGCAGTTCATTATTTTAGGGTTGTACCTGAATATTGGGAGCATAGCCTCTTCAATTTGAAAGCACTTGGCTGCAATACAGTAGAAACCTATATTCCTTGGAATTTACATGAACCACAGGAAGGTACTTATAATTTTGAAGGAATAGCTAATATTGAAAATTTTGTAAAGACTGCTGAAAAGCTTGGATTATATGTTATTTTACGACCATCACCCTACATTTGCGCTGAATGGGAATTTGGAGGGTTACCTGCATGGTTGTTAAAAGATCCATCTATTCGAATTCGCAGTAGTTCTTCTAATTTTCTAACAAAAGTTGATTCTTATTATCAATCTCTATTTGAAGTGATTCGTCCGTTACAAGTAACTCACGGTGGACCTGTTATTATGATGCAAGTTGAAAATGAGTATGGATCATTTGGAAATGATAAGCAGTATTTAAAAAGGTTAAAAGAATTAATGGTGAAACATGGGGCTGATGTTCCTCTTTTCACTTCTGACGGAGCATGGCATGAGGCTTTGAAAGCGGGAAGTCTTTTGGAAGAAGATATTTTACCTACTGGGAACTTTGGATCAAAGTCGAATCAAAATCTAGATCAATTAGCTGATTTTCACCAAGAAAACAATAAAGCATGGCCACTTATGTGTATGGAATTTTGGGATGGCTGGTTTAATCGTTGGGGAGATGAAATTATAAGACGTGATCCAGAAGAATTGGCTGATGAAGTGGAGGAATTGTTACTACGTGGAAGTATTAATTTATACATGTTCCACGGCGGCACAAATTTTGGTTTTATGAATGGATGTTCAAGCCGCAATAGTATCGATTTGCCTCAAGTCACCTCTTATGATTACGATGCCCTTCTAACCGAATGGGGTGAACCAACAGAAAAATATTTCGCAGTACAAAAGGCGATTAAAAAATCAGTTGGGAATTGTTGGCAGGAGACGCCGCGTGATTTAGTTAGGAAAGATCTTGGAAAAGTAAAGTTAAACCGGAAAGTATCATTATTTAATACGCTGTCAACTATAAGCCATAAAGTATATCATACCCATACTTTAACAATGGAGGAACTAGATCAAAATTATGGCTATATTTTATACCAGACAACGATAGATAATAGAGAACAACTTGATAATTGCCGAGTTGTCGATGCGAATGATCGGGTACAAGTTTTTGCTGATAAAAATTTAATTCATACAGAGTATCAAGAGACGCTTGGCAGTTCTTTTGTTTTACCAAAAGAGACGAAAGAACTAAATATTTTAGTAGAAAATACTGGACGAGTAAATTATGGAGGAAGATTACTTTCGCCAACACAGCGAAAAGGGGTTCGTTCTGGGGTCATGATTGATATTCATTTTCATATGAATATTGACCATTATCCATTATCGCTAGATGATTTAAGCAAGGTTGACTTTACCAATGGCTGGGAGGCTAATCAACCAGGTTTCTATGAATATATTTTTGAATTAGATGAATTGGCAGATACATTTCTAGACTGTACTGGATTCGGGAAAGGGATAGCAGAATTAAACGGCTTTCATTTAGGACGCTACTGGAATATTGGTCCAACCGGCTCGCTGTATATACCTGCTCCTTTATTAAATAAGGGTAAAAACCGTTTAATTATTTTCGAAACAGAAGGCATCTATGCTGAGGAAATTCATTTTTCACATCAACCAAAATATATACAACCAAAATAG